From the genome of Argentina anserina chromosome 4, drPotAnse1.1, whole genome shotgun sequence, one region includes:
- the LOC126792223 gene encoding uncharacterized protein LOC126792223 — MEKKLSKRFEIGRHWKLSQSTDEIYEVSTEDSNILFRCFPCSHAIQVMNKANHILYGYIENYWKIEFYKSAHQHPIYPLSDLDKPNPSSFGDSTMQPPITRVPAGRPRTRRICSFGEEARPMQCERCKKMVTTTAGHALLLSEQ, encoded by the exons ATGGAGAAGAAGTTGTCAAAGAGGTTTGAAATAGGGAGGCATTGGAAACTAAGTCAGTCAACTGATGAAATCTATGAGGTTTCTACAGAGGATAGCAACATTTTG TTTCGTTGCTTCCCGTGTTCTCATGCCATTCAAGTTATGAATAAGGCAAACCATATACTATATGgttacattgaaaattattgGAAGATAGAATTTTACAAGAGTGCACATCAGCATCCTATATATCCTCTATCGGATCTTGATAAGCCGAATCCTAGCAGCTTTGGTGATTCAACTATGCAACCACCTATTACTCGAGTACCAGCTGGAAGACCAAGGACAAGGAGGATTTGTTCGTTTGGGGAAGAGGCCAGACCGATGCAATGCGAACGTTGTAAGAAAATGGTCACCACAACAGCAGGTCATGCACTTTTGTTATCTGAGCAGTAG